The proteins below come from a single Caenibius sp. WL genomic window:
- a CDS encoding TetR family transcriptional regulator, whose product MESTDRILDAAVARFAEGGMRAVSIREVARVAEIDPSAIQYRFGTKANLWNAALERAVARDLERLRACVAMLESRPGLTADEKIALLRHHVGESLGTWRDVTITWHTLLIESLRQHAPLPIVVEWFLRRGEAWVAIARQMGLASEQAGGTLLLAVSSAELFLFGILGEFERKLYCEDFLRFVFRRLERGQLPVETGNWFSRWCTERTDARFEPGQPDGDQNGPVHALSEAVARLLLAHGAEGVTHRAIASEASLSLAATTRHFANLQDLLRAGYDRIGVNMLRHLEAPERMPPFAAPEDMAQAVASVWLSEDAMYGRALTGLLDVHIAAARDATLLPVASAIIAKLTVLATRYFADANTLGVRTPFEAHIHYALSQSSILFAALQEVEPATLIKQAADDITLLSGQLFSPVRE is encoded by the coding sequence ATGGAAAGCACCGACCGGATTCTCGACGCGGCTGTTGCGCGTTTCGCGGAAGGCGGAATGCGCGCGGTCAGTATCCGCGAAGTGGCCCGCGTTGCCGAGATTGACCCGTCCGCGATCCAGTACCGCTTTGGAACCAAGGCCAATCTGTGGAATGCCGCGCTCGAACGGGCGGTGGCCCGCGATCTGGAAAGGCTCCGCGCCTGCGTGGCCATGTTGGAGTCCCGGCCCGGGCTGACGGCGGATGAGAAGATCGCCCTGTTGCGGCACCATGTCGGCGAATCGCTGGGAACATGGCGGGATGTCACAATCACATGGCACACGCTGTTGATCGAAAGCTTGCGGCAGCATGCTCCGCTACCGATAGTGGTCGAGTGGTTCTTGCGCCGTGGTGAGGCATGGGTGGCCATTGCGCGCCAGATGGGGCTGGCATCCGAACAGGCTGGCGGCACACTGCTTCTGGCGGTGTCTTCCGCCGAACTGTTCCTGTTCGGTATCCTGGGAGAGTTCGAGCGGAAGCTCTATTGCGAAGATTTTCTCCGCTTTGTGTTCCGGCGACTGGAGCGAGGGCAGTTGCCAGTGGAAACCGGCAACTGGTTTTCCCGCTGGTGCACGGAACGGACAGATGCGCGCTTCGAACCGGGCCAGCCTGATGGGGACCAGAACGGGCCGGTGCACGCCCTGAGCGAAGCGGTGGCTCGCCTGCTGTTGGCACATGGGGCCGAAGGCGTCACCCATCGCGCGATTGCGAGCGAGGCGTCGCTATCGCTCGCCGCCACGACCCGGCATTTCGCCAATCTGCAGGACCTGCTGAGGGCCGGTTACGATCGCATCGGCGTCAATATGCTGCGCCATCTCGAAGCGCCTGAGCGCATGCCGCCGTTCGCCGCGCCCGAAGATATGGCGCAGGCCGTGGCATCCGTCTGGCTGTCGGAAGATGCGATGTATGGCCGGGCGCTGACGGGATTGCTCGATGTGCATATCGCGGCGGCACGGGATGCAACGCTGTTGCCGGTCGCCTCCGCGATCATTGCCAAGCTGACTGTCCTGGCGACCCGTTACTTCGCCGATGCCAACACACTCGGCGTGCGCACGCCGTTCGAGGCGCACATCCACTATGCCCTGTCCCAGTCGTCGATCCTTTTTGCGGCTCTGCAGGAGGTGGAGCCCGCCACTCTCATCAAGCAAGCCGCGGACGATATCACCCTCCTCAGTGGCCAGTTGTTTTCGCCTGTCAGGGAATAA
- a CDS encoding glucose 1-dehydrogenase, which yields MKLFENQVAFVTGGGSGIGHAAALAFARQGARVAIADSNGEAAQQVAAEVEDAGGQALPLTLDVTDASAVEAAVDRVVAEWGRLDCAFNSAGIALEDTTTPWGERAIYNRVVAVNQDGVLNCMTAELKHMEAAGRGAIVNAASIAGAAGTITAAYCASKHAVVGLTRSAALQYAAKGIRVNAVCPGAIATPLVAETMKDPEAARIISSMHPMNRLGEAREVADAVVFLCSEWASFITGHDLAVDGGYLAR from the coding sequence ATGAAACTGTTCGAAAATCAGGTTGCCTTCGTGACGGGCGGGGGCAGCGGTATCGGCCATGCCGCTGCTCTGGCCTTCGCACGGCAGGGCGCACGGGTGGCCATTGCCGACAGCAACGGCGAGGCCGCGCAACAGGTGGCCGCCGAAGTGGAAGACGCGGGTGGGCAGGCACTGCCGCTCACGCTCGACGTGACGGATGCGTCAGCGGTGGAGGCTGCGGTCGATCGGGTCGTGGCGGAGTGGGGCCGGCTCGATTGCGCTTTCAACAGCGCGGGCATCGCGCTGGAAGATACGACGACGCCCTGGGGTGAGCGCGCGATCTATAACCGCGTTGTCGCCGTCAATCAGGATGGCGTGCTCAACTGCATGACAGCGGAACTCAAGCATATGGAGGCAGCGGGCAGGGGCGCGATCGTCAACGCCGCATCGATTGCCGGTGCGGCGGGCACGATCACTGCGGCCTATTGCGCGAGCAAGCATGCGGTGGTCGGGCTGACCCGTTCGGCCGCCCTGCAGTATGCCGCCAAGGGTATCCGCGTTAACGCCGTTTGCCCCGGGGCCATCGCCACCCCGCTGGTGGCGGAAACGATGAAGGACCCGGAAGCTGCCCGGATCATTTCCTCGATGCATCCGATGAATCGCCTGGGTGAGGCACGCGAAGTGGCTGATGCGGTGGTGTTCTTGTGCTCCGAATGGGCGAGCTTCATCACCGGCCACGATCTGGCGGTCGACGGCGGCTACCTCGCGCGCTAG